Part of the Vulgatibacter sp. genome is shown below.
GCACGTGCGCAAGAGCCTCGGCGGCAGGATCGACGCCATCCTCGACGGCGGCGCCACCCCCGTGGGCATCGAGTCGACCGTGCTCGACCTCACCGGCCCCGTGCCCGTGCTCCTCCGCCCCGGCGCCGTCTCCCGCGACGAGATCGCCGCCGTCGTCGGCAGGGTCGAGCTGCGCGGCGAGGGCCCCGCCGAAGGCGCGGCCCGTCCCTCACCGGGCCTGGTCAAACGCCACTATGCCCCCGACGCCCGCGTCACCCTCTTCGCCCCGGGCCACCTGCCCGGCGTGCCGGCGGATGCCCGCGTCGGCGTCATCGCCCGCCACGCCCAGCCGCTGGGGGTGGAGGTGGCCACCTGGCTTCACCTCCCCGACGAGCCCGCAGGCTTCGCCCGCCAGATCTACGGCGCCCTCCACGCGCTGGAGGACGCCCGGGTGACCGACGTCTTCCTCGAGGAGACGCCTGCTGACCCCGCGTGGGCCGGCGTCCGCGACAGGCTCCAGCGCGCTGCGGGCTGATCGCCCGCGCCACCAACGGCTGCCTCGGGAACGGCACGTCACCGTGCCGCTGTCGAAGCAGCGATGACCGCATGTAGATGGCACCTGCGTGCGGATCACCCACTTCTCGGTGCAGGGCAACCACCTCCACCTCATCGTCGAGGCGAGCGGGGCGGCGGCGCTCTCCAGCGCGATGCAGGGGCTGGCGATCCGGATGGCGAAGGGGATCAACAAGCTGATGGGGCGGGCAGGGAAGGTCTTCGCCGATCGCTTCCATGCCCACGCCCTGGGCTCGCCGACGGAGGCGCGGAACGCGATCGACTACGTGCTCGGCAACGCGCGCATCCACGCGGCGCGGCAGGGGCGGGTGGGGCACACGGGGCCGGACCGCTTCGCCGCTGCGCCGGCGCAGCTCGAGGGCGCGCACGCCTTCTGGCGTTCCTTCGACGACGGCGGCCCGCCGATCGCGAAGCCGCGGAGCTGGCTGCTGCAGCATGGATGGAAGCTGGCGAAGCAGCGGCGCGGCGCGCCGGCCTTCGCCTTCCCCTGAAAATAGATGACGCCGCGCCACCCGATGAGCGGGAGGTGGCGCGGCGTCGGATTCCGTCACCGGGGACGGAAATTGGCTGGGGCGGCGGAGGCCGCCCCCGCCATCAGTAGCGAATGATCTGGTACCCCTCCGCCACCAGCCTGGCGAGCTCGTCGATCCCGTTGGGCACCACCGCCACCTGCGGGCTCGTCTTCTTCGGGTCGATGTCGAATTTCTTCAGCGCCTGGCCGCACGCGACCATGCGGACGCCGCCTTCCTTCGCGGCGCGGGCGTGCGCGCGCACGCTCTCGGGCACGGCCGAGACCGACGGATCGAGCGCGACCACCGAGCGCCCGTAGGCGAGCCAGACCACGTCCGAGAGGTGCTTGCTCTTCGTCGCCCCGAGGGCGTGGCGGAACGAGCTGGAGAGGGTGCCGATGTCTTCGAGGCCGGTGGTGGCGACGAAGACGAGCTTGCCCTTCTTCGCGGGCTCCGCCGTCTCCGCGGCCTGTGCTGCGAGGGGGA
Proteins encoded:
- a CDS encoding L-threonylcarbamoyladenylate synthase codes for the protein METEILEVREGAAGERAVSRAAALLRAGRLVAFPTETVYGLGALALEPGAVRGIFAAKERPAFNPLIVHVPSAAEARQVVAGWPDVAELLARAFWPGPLTFVLPRAAGVPDEITAGLPAVAVRAPAHPVAQRLLAAVGAPIAAPSANRYTTISPTTAEHVRKSLGGRIDAILDGGATPVGIESTVLDLTGPVPVLLRPGAVSRDEIAAVVGRVELRGEGPAEGAARPSPGLVKRHYAPDARVTLFAPGHLPGVPADARVGVIARHAQPLGVEVATWLHLPDEPAGFARQIYGALHALEDARVTDVFLEETPADPAWAGVRDRLQRAAG
- a CDS encoding DsrE family protein, which encodes MRKLLALFFLLVGVAALPLAAQAAETAEPAKKGKLVFVATTGLEDIGTLSSSFRHALGATKSKHLSDVVWLAYGRSVVALDPSVSAVPESVRAHARAAKEGGVRMVACGQALKKFDIDPKKTSPQVAVVPNGIDELARLVAEGYQIIRY